One region of Mugil cephalus isolate CIBA_MC_2020 chromosome 17, CIBA_Mcephalus_1.1, whole genome shotgun sequence genomic DNA includes:
- the pomt2 gene encoding protein O-mannosyl-transferase 2, whose translation MAKEQCISQRNKTGDSSTLRNRKIQASNTPVSKHKNSERAGLLSEDDTKSSNGSSAHFSPSGKDDSPSKALLLLVVGLSFSTRLYKISEPAHVCWDETHFGKMGSYYINRTFFFDVHPPLGKMLIGLAGYMTGYDGTFPFVKPGDKYEHHSYLGMRVFCAVLGSFLPVFAYLIVLDLSQSHTAALITATFLIFDIGCITISQYILLDPILLFFILAAVLSMVKFNQQRYRPFSASWWFWLGLTGVNLAGALGVKFVGLFVILLVGLNTISDLWRLLGDLSLSLVDITKHFLARVVGLILLPIFLYVAIFAIHLVVLNKSGSGEGFFSSAFQSRLIGNSLYNASMPEYLAYGSIITVKNLRMGSGYLHSHWHLYPEEMGPSQQQVTSYPHKDTNNLWLVHKQNYNNSQPEKPDLVRHGDVIQLQHKETTRNLHSHFHEAPMTKKHYQVTGYGINGTGDANDLWQVEVCGGQKGDLVKVLRSKVRFIHRNTGCVLLSSGKTLPKWAWEQEEVTCSPYLKETINSQWSIEENINPKLPNISLTLLKPSFLELLVESHFVMIKGNSGLKPKENEVYSKPWHWPMNYQGLRFSGLNETEYRVYLLGNPVIWWINLASLGLYLIMVSVASIATQRGFSLGQKRIEHCQVLMSGGGMLLIGWLLHYAPFYVMGRVLYYHHYFPSLIFSTMLTGVTLDILLKSADLLLHPPYCDWLQRFGLAVLLFSVLYGFYLFHPLSYGMTGPLADDPNSTMAGLRWLDTWEF comes from the exons ATGGCAAAAGAACAATGCATATCACAACGGAACAAAACAGGCGACTCTTCAACACTACGAAACCGCAAAATACAAGCCTCAAACACTCCTGTGtcaaagcacaaaaacagtGAAAGAGCTGGACTCCTGTCAGAAGATGACACCAAGTCCTCCAACGGTTCATCTGCTCATTTTTCCCCGAGCGGAAAAGATGACTCTCCAAGCAAAGCTCTGCTGCTACTGGTGGTGGGACTGTCTTTCTCTACTCGCCTCTACAAGATATCAGAGCCCGCTCATGTGTG CTGGGACGAGACGCACTTTGGAAAGATGGGGTCCTACTACATCAACAGGACCTTCTTTTTCGACGTCCATCCTCCTCTTGGAAAA ATGCTTATAGGGCTCGCTGGCTACATGACTGGCTACGATGGCACCTTTCCTTTTGTGAAGCCAGGGGACAAATATGAACATCACAGCTACTTGGGGATGAGAGTG TTCTGTGCCGTCCTCGGCTCTTTTCTGCCAGTGTTTGCCTACCTCATAGTGCTGGACCTTTCTCAGTCTCACACCGCTGCTCTCATCACTGCCACCTTTCTCATATTTG ACATTGGTTGCATCACCATCTCCCAGTACATCCTGTTAGATCCGATACTCTTGTTCTTCATCCTGGCAGCAGTGCTGAGTATGGTCAAGTTCAACCAGCAGAGATACAG GCCTTTCTCTGCTTCCTGGTGGTTTTGGCTTGGCCTCACCGGTGTAAACCTCGCTGGGGCTTTGGGAGTGAAGTTTGTGGGTCTGTTTGTCATTCTACTGGTGGGACTCAACACAATCTCTGACCTCTGGAGACTTCTGGGAGACCTGAGCCTCTCactg GTGGACATTACAAAGCACTTCCTGGCACGCGTCGTTGGACTCATCCTGCTCCCAATCTTCCTCTATGTCGCAATATTTGCCATCCACCTTGTTGTCTTGAACAAGAG TGGATCAGGAGAAGGGTTCTTCAGTTCGGCCTTCCAGTCCCGTCTAATCGGGAACAGCCTATACAACGCATCCATGCCTGAGT ACCTGGCATATGGCTCCATCATTACAGTGAAAAACCTCCGTATGGGTTCAGGCTACTTGCACTCTCACTGGCACTTATACCCAGAAGAAATGGGGCCGAGTCAGCAGCAG GTGACATCCTACCCTCATAAGGACACCAACAACTTGTGGCTggtacacaaacaaaactataaCAATT CACAACCTGAGAAGCCTGATCTGGTTCGTCACGGCGATGTCATTCAATTACAGCACAAAGA AACAACCCGTAATCTTCACAGTCACTTCCATGAGGCTCCTATGACAAAGAAACACTACCAGGTTACAGGCTATGGCATT AATGGAACAGGAGACGCCAATGACCTGTGGCAGGTGGAGGTGTGTGGAGGTCAGAAGGGTGACCTGGTGAAGGTGCTGCGTAGCAAAGTCCGCTTTATACACCGAAATACTGGCTGCGTACTTCTTTCATCTGGCAAGACTCTTCCAAAGTG GGCCTGGGAGCAGGAAGAGGTGACTTGTAGTCCGTATCTGAAGGAGACCATAAACTCTCAGTGGAGCATAGAGGAAAATATCAATCCTAAAT TGCCAAACATTAGCCTGACTCTGCTGAAGCCCAGTTTTCTGGAGCTCTTAGTGGAGTCCCACTTTGTCATGATAAAA GGTAACAGTGGCTTGAAACCCAAAGAAAATGAAGTGTACTCAAAACCTTGGCACTGGCCCATGAACTACCAG GGATTGAGATTTTCAGGATTGAATGAGACAGAGTATCGTGTTTACCTGCTGGGAAACCCT gtgatCTGGTGGATAAATCTTGCCAGTCTGGGGTTGTATCTCATCATGGTGTCAGTGGCATCTATAGCCACCCAAAGAGGCTTCTCACTGGGCCAAAAAAGAATAG AGCATTGTCAGGTGCTTATGAGCGGAGGAGGGATGCTGCTCATCGGTTGGCTGCTTCATTATGCACCTTTCTACGTAATGGGCCGCGTCCTCTACTATCACCACTACTTTCCTTCGTTGATCTTCAGCACCATGCTAACAG GGGTTACATTAGACATCCTGTTGAAAAGTGCTGACCTGCTACTCCACCCACCTTATTGTGATTGGCTCCAGAGATTCGGGCTGGCGGTTCTTCTGTTTAGTGTTCTCTACGG CTTCTACCTGTTCCATCCGCTGTCGTACGGCATGACTGGTCCTCTCGCAGATGATCCGAACAGCACCATGGCTGGTCTGAGGTGGTTAGACACCTGGGAGTTCTAG
- the lin52 gene encoding protein lin-52 homolog produces the protein MASPNGGDDFESSLLSFEKLDRASPDLWPEQLPGVAEFAASCKNPITNSPPKWMAELESEDIEMLKELGSLTTANLMEKVKGLQNLAYQLGLEESREMTRGKFLNILERPKK, from the exons ATGGCGTCTCCAAATGGAG GTGATGATTTCGAGTCCTCTTTGCTGAGTTTTGAGAAGCTGGACAGAGCGTCGCCGGACTTGTGGCCGGAGCAGT TGCCTGGAGTTGCAGAATTTGCAGCATCATGTAAAAAT CCCATCACTAATTCGCCCCCCAAGTGGATGGCTGAACTGGAGAGTGAAGACATTGAAATGCTGAAAG AGCTGGGCAGCCTCACTACAGCCAACCTGATGGAAAAAGTCAAAGGACTTCAAAATCTGGCCTACCAGCTGGGCTTGGAGGAGT cgAGGGAGATGACCAGAGGGAAGTTCCTGAACATCTTGGAGAGGCCTAAGAAGTGA